A region from the Falco peregrinus isolate bFalPer1 chromosome 19, bFalPer1.pri, whole genome shotgun sequence genome encodes:
- the ARNT gene encoding aryl hydrocarbon receptor nuclear translocator isoform X6, with protein sequence MAATAANPEMASDVSSLGAAVSSGNPGAGAQAGGAIVQRANKRRSGLDFDDDGEGNSKFLRCDDDPMPNDKERFARENHSEIERRRRNKMTAYITELSDMVPTCSALARKPDKLTILRMAVSHMKSLRGTGNTSTDGTYKPSFLTDQELKHLILEAADGFLFIVSCETGRVVYVSDSVTPVLNQPQSEWFGSTLYDQVHPDDVGKLREQLSTSENALTGRILDLKTGTVKKEGQQSMRMCMGSRRSFICRMRCGNSSVDPVSVNRLSFMRNRCRNGLGAAKDGEPHYVVVHCTGYIKAWPPAGVSLPDDDPDAGQGSKFCLVAIGRLQVTSSPNCTDMNNVCQPTEFISRHNTEGIFTFIDHRCVATVGYQPQELLGKDIVDFCHPEDQQLLRDSFQQVVKLKGQVLSVMFRFRSKNREWLWMRTSSFTFQNPYSDEIEYIICTNTNVKNSSQESRPALSNSMQRPQLGQSVNLPLEMGTAQLPSRQQQPPQQTELEVVPGRESLSGYDHSQVPVQPVTAAGPEHSKPLEKAESLFNQERDPRFSEIYSSINADQSKALPASTVPANQPLFTQGNTFTPPRPAENFRSSSMVPPVNIIQQQPSSAGRILAQISRHSSPAQVSGTNWAPGTRPVFTPQQVGSQTVKTRPPSFSMGTFQGTPSSFSPMTAPGSTASPTGAAYPNLASRGTGFTTEAAQTPSTFEPRAAEGVGMWPQWQGQHHGPASGEQHVQQPQPSQPEVFSDMLTMLGDQGPNYNNEEFPELNIFPSFSE encoded by the exons ATGGCAGCCACCGCCGCCAACCCGG AAATGGCATCAGATGTTTCCTCGCTGGGTGCAGCTGTCAGCTCTGGGAACCCTGGAGCGGGTGCGCAGGCTGGAGGGGCCATCGTTCAGAGAGCCAACAAGCGGCGCTCTGG gcttGATTTTGATGATGATGGAGAAGGGAACAGTAAATTCCTCAG ATGCGATGATGACCCGATGCCAAATGATAAAGAGAGATTTGCCAG GGAAAATCACAGCGAGATTGAACGTAGGCGAAGGAACAAGATGACCGCCTACATCACAGAGCTCTCGGACATGGTGCCCACCTGCAGCGCCCTGGCCCGCAAACCAGACAAGCTCACCATCTTGCGCATGGCTGTCTCTCACATGAAGTCGCTGCGTGGCACAGGCAATACCTCCACTGACGGCACCTACAAACCCTCCTTTCTCACTGACCAG GAGCTCAAACACCTGATCCTAGAGGCGGCCGACGGCTTTCTGTTCATAGTGTCTTGTGAGACCGGGAGGGTGGTCTACGTCTCCGATTCTGTGACTCCTGTCCTGAACCAGCCCCAGTCCGAGTGGTTTGGCAGCACCCTCTACGACCAGGTGCACCCGGATGACGTGGGCAAGCTGAGGGAGCAGCTTTCCACATCGGAGAACGCGCTGACAG gtCGCATCCTCGATTTGAAGACTGGGACTGTCAAGAAGGAAGGCCAGCAGTCCATGAGGATGTGTATGGGTTCACGAAGATCTTTCATCTGCCGAATGAG GTGTGGCAACAGCTCAGTGGATCCAGTCTCTGTAAATCGTCTCAGCTTTATGAGGAATCGCTGCAG GAATGGCTTAGGTGCAGCAAAAGATGGTGAACCTCACTACGTTGTGGTGCACTGCACGGGTTACATAAAAGCCTGGCCCCCTGCAG GTGTTTCGCTGCCTGATGATGACCCAGACGCTGGCCAGGGCAGCAAGTTTTGCCTTGTGGCTATCGGCAGGCTCCAG GTCACCAGCTCACCCAACTGCACAGACATGAACAATGTTTGTCAGCCAACAGAGTTCATCTCCCGACACAACACCGAAGGCATTTTCACTTTCATCGATCACCGGTGTGTGGCTACAGTTGGCTACCAGCCGCAG GAACTTCTGGGGAAAGACATTGTGGATTTCTGCCACCCGGAAGACCAGCAGCTTTTGCGGGACAGCTTTCAGCAG GTGGTGAAGTTAAAAGGCCAGGTTCTGTCAGTCATGTTCCGATTCCGATCCAAAAACCGGGAATGGCTCTGGATGAGAACCAGCTCCTTTACCTTCCAGAACCCCTACTCGGATGAAATTGAGTACATCATCTGTACCAACACCAACGTCAA gaACTCGAGCCAGGAGTCTCGACCTGCCCTGTCAAACTCAATGCAGaggccccagctggggcagagtGTCAACCTTCCCCTGGAGATGGGCACGGCACAGCTGCCCTCAAG gcagcagcagccgccacAACAGACAGAGCTGGAAGTGGTCCCAGGAAGAGAGAGCCTGTCTGGTTATGACCACTCACAG GTTCCCGTTCAGCCGGTGACTGCTGCCGGCCCAGAGCACAGCAAGCCCTTGGAGAAGGCAGAGAGCCTTTTTAATCAGGAGCGGGACCCAAGGTTCAGCGAAATCTACAGCAGTATCAACGCAG ACCAGAGCAAAGCCCTTCCTGCCAGCACAGTGCCTGCCAACCAGCCCCTCTTCACGCAGGGAAACACCTTCACCCCACCACGACCTGCTGAGAACTTCAG gagcagcagcatggtaCCTCCTGTCAACATTATTCAGCAGCAGCCCTCGTCAGCGGGCCGGATCTTAGCACAGATTTCACGCCACTCCAGCCCAGCTCAGGTCAGCGGAACCAACTGGGCTCCAGGGACACGGCCGGTGTTCACGCCCCAG CAAGTGGGGTCCCAGACTGTGAAGACTCGGCCCCCTTCCTTCAGCATGGGGACTTTCCAAGGCACCCCGTCTTCCTTCAGTCCCATGACAGCACCTGGCTCTACGGCTTCTCCTACCGGCGCTGCTTACCCGAACCTTGCCAGCCGTGGCACCGGCTTCA CCACGGAAGCGGCGCAGACGCCCAGCACATTCGAGCCGCGGGCAGCCGAAGGCGTGGGGATGTGGCCGCAGTGGCAAGGACAGCACCATGGCCCAGCGTCTGGGGAGCAACACGTGCAGCAGCCGCAGCCAAGCCAGCCTGAGGTCTTCTCA GACATGCTGACGATGCTGGGAGACCAAGGACCCAACTACAACAACGAAGAGTTCCCAGAGCTGAATATATTCCcttctttttcagaataa
- the ARNT gene encoding aryl hydrocarbon receptor nuclear translocator isoform X4: MAATAANPEMASDVSSLGAAVSSGNPGAGAQAGGAIVQRANKRRSGLDFDDDGEGNSKFLRCDDDPMPNDKERFARSDDEQSSADKERLARENHSEIERRRRNKMTAYITELSDMVPTCSALARKPDKLTILRMAVSHMKSLRGTGNTSTDGTYKPSFLTDQELKHLILEAADGFLFIVSCETGRVVYVSDSVTPVLNQPQSEWFGSTLYDQVHPDDVGKLREQLSTSENALTEGTKPWCLSNKDPAAPPENASKGRILDLKTGTVKKEGQQSMRMCMGSRRSFICRMRCGNSSVDPVSVNRLSFMRNRCRNGLGAAKDGEPHYVVVHCTGYIKAWPPAGVSLPDDDPDAGQGSKFCLVAIGRLQVTSSPNCTDMNNVCQPTEFISRHNTEGIFTFIDHRCVATVGYQPQELLGKDIVDFCHPEDQQLLRDSFQQVVKLKGQVLSVMFRFRSKNREWLWMRTSSFTFQNPYSDEIEYIICTNTNVKNSSQESRPALSNSMQRPQLGQSVNLPLEMGTAQLPSRQQQPPQQTELEVVPGRESLSGYDHSQVPVQPVTAAGPEHSKPLEKAESLFNQERDPRFSEIYSSINADQSKALPASTVPANQPLFTQGNTFTPPRPAENFRSSSMVPPVNIIQQQPSSAGRILAQISRHSSPAQQVGSQTVKTRPPSFSMGTFQGTPSSFSPMTAPGSTASPTGAAYPNLASRGTGFTTEAAQTPSTFEPRAAEGVGMWPQWQGQHHGPASGEQHVQQPQPSQPEVFSDMLTMLGDQGPNYNNEEFPELNIFPSFSE; encoded by the exons ATGGCAGCCACCGCCGCCAACCCGG AAATGGCATCAGATGTTTCCTCGCTGGGTGCAGCTGTCAGCTCTGGGAACCCTGGAGCGGGTGCGCAGGCTGGAGGGGCCATCGTTCAGAGAGCCAACAAGCGGCGCTCTGG gcttGATTTTGATGATGATGGAGAAGGGAACAGTAAATTCCTCAG ATGCGATGATGACCCGATGCCAAATGATAAAGAGAGATTTGCCAG gtctGATGATGAACAGAGTTCAGCGGATAAGGAGAGACTTGCCAG GGAAAATCACAGCGAGATTGAACGTAGGCGAAGGAACAAGATGACCGCCTACATCACAGAGCTCTCGGACATGGTGCCCACCTGCAGCGCCCTGGCCCGCAAACCAGACAAGCTCACCATCTTGCGCATGGCTGTCTCTCACATGAAGTCGCTGCGTGGCACAGGCAATACCTCCACTGACGGCACCTACAAACCCTCCTTTCTCACTGACCAG GAGCTCAAACACCTGATCCTAGAGGCGGCCGACGGCTTTCTGTTCATAGTGTCTTGTGAGACCGGGAGGGTGGTCTACGTCTCCGATTCTGTGACTCCTGTCCTGAACCAGCCCCAGTCCGAGTGGTTTGGCAGCACCCTCTACGACCAGGTGCACCCGGATGACGTGGGCAAGCTGAGGGAGCAGCTTTCCACATCGGAGAACGCGCTGACAG AAGGAACCAAACCCTGGTGCCTTTCTAACAAGGATCCTGCAGCCCCCCCTGAGAATGCATCTAAAG gtCGCATCCTCGATTTGAAGACTGGGACTGTCAAGAAGGAAGGCCAGCAGTCCATGAGGATGTGTATGGGTTCACGAAGATCTTTCATCTGCCGAATGAG GTGTGGCAACAGCTCAGTGGATCCAGTCTCTGTAAATCGTCTCAGCTTTATGAGGAATCGCTGCAG GAATGGCTTAGGTGCAGCAAAAGATGGTGAACCTCACTACGTTGTGGTGCACTGCACGGGTTACATAAAAGCCTGGCCCCCTGCAG GTGTTTCGCTGCCTGATGATGACCCAGACGCTGGCCAGGGCAGCAAGTTTTGCCTTGTGGCTATCGGCAGGCTCCAG GTCACCAGCTCACCCAACTGCACAGACATGAACAATGTTTGTCAGCCAACAGAGTTCATCTCCCGACACAACACCGAAGGCATTTTCACTTTCATCGATCACCGGTGTGTGGCTACAGTTGGCTACCAGCCGCAG GAACTTCTGGGGAAAGACATTGTGGATTTCTGCCACCCGGAAGACCAGCAGCTTTTGCGGGACAGCTTTCAGCAG GTGGTGAAGTTAAAAGGCCAGGTTCTGTCAGTCATGTTCCGATTCCGATCCAAAAACCGGGAATGGCTCTGGATGAGAACCAGCTCCTTTACCTTCCAGAACCCCTACTCGGATGAAATTGAGTACATCATCTGTACCAACACCAACGTCAA gaACTCGAGCCAGGAGTCTCGACCTGCCCTGTCAAACTCAATGCAGaggccccagctggggcagagtGTCAACCTTCCCCTGGAGATGGGCACGGCACAGCTGCCCTCAAG gcagcagcagccgccacAACAGACAGAGCTGGAAGTGGTCCCAGGAAGAGAGAGCCTGTCTGGTTATGACCACTCACAG GTTCCCGTTCAGCCGGTGACTGCTGCCGGCCCAGAGCACAGCAAGCCCTTGGAGAAGGCAGAGAGCCTTTTTAATCAGGAGCGGGACCCAAGGTTCAGCGAAATCTACAGCAGTATCAACGCAG ACCAGAGCAAAGCCCTTCCTGCCAGCACAGTGCCTGCCAACCAGCCCCTCTTCACGCAGGGAAACACCTTCACCCCACCACGACCTGCTGAGAACTTCAG gagcagcagcatggtaCCTCCTGTCAACATTATTCAGCAGCAGCCCTCGTCAGCGGGCCGGATCTTAGCACAGATTTCACGCCACTCCAGCCCAGCTCAG CAAGTGGGGTCCCAGACTGTGAAGACTCGGCCCCCTTCCTTCAGCATGGGGACTTTCCAAGGCACCCCGTCTTCCTTCAGTCCCATGACAGCACCTGGCTCTACGGCTTCTCCTACCGGCGCTGCTTACCCGAACCTTGCCAGCCGTGGCACCGGCTTCA CCACGGAAGCGGCGCAGACGCCCAGCACATTCGAGCCGCGGGCAGCCGAAGGCGTGGGGATGTGGCCGCAGTGGCAAGGACAGCACCATGGCCCAGCGTCTGGGGAGCAACACGTGCAGCAGCCGCAGCCAAGCCAGCCTGAGGTCTTCTCA GACATGCTGACGATGCTGGGAGACCAAGGACCCAACTACAACAACGAAGAGTTCCCAGAGCTGAATATATTCCcttctttttcagaataa
- the ARNT gene encoding aryl hydrocarbon receptor nuclear translocator isoform X11, with protein sequence MENHSEIERRRRNKMTAYITELSDMVPTCSALARKPDKLTILRMAVSHMKSLRGTGNTSTDGTYKPSFLTDQELKHLILEAADGFLFIVSCETGRVVYVSDSVTPVLNQPQSEWFGSTLYDQVHPDDVGKLREQLSTSENALTEGTKPWCLSNKDPAAPPENASKGRILDLKTGTVKKEGQQSMRMCMGSRRSFICRMRCGNSSVDPVSVNRLSFMRNRCRNGLGAAKDGEPHYVVVHCTGYIKAWPPAGVSLPDDDPDAGQGSKFCLVAIGRLQVTSSPNCTDMNNVCQPTEFISRHNTEGIFTFIDHRCVATVGYQPQELLGKDIVDFCHPEDQQLLRDSFQQVVKLKGQVLSVMFRFRSKNREWLWMRTSSFTFQNPYSDEIEYIICTNTNVKNSSQESRPALSNSMQRPQLGQSVNLPLEMGTAQLPSRQQQPPQQTELEVVPGRESLSGYDHSQVPVQPVTAAGPEHSKPLEKAESLFNQERDPRFSEIYSSINADQSKALPASTVPANQPLFTQGNTFTPPRPAENFRSSSMVPPVNIIQQQPSSAGRILAQISRHSSPAQVSGTNWAPGTRPVFTPQQVGSQTVKTRPPSFSMGTFQGTPSSFSPMTAPGSTASPTGAAYPNLASRGTGFTTEAAQTPSTFEPRAAEGVGMWPQWQGQHHGPASGEQHVQQPQPSQPEVFSDMLTMLGDQGPNYNNEEFPELNIFPSFSE encoded by the exons AT GGAAAATCACAGCGAGATTGAACGTAGGCGAAGGAACAAGATGACCGCCTACATCACAGAGCTCTCGGACATGGTGCCCACCTGCAGCGCCCTGGCCCGCAAACCAGACAAGCTCACCATCTTGCGCATGGCTGTCTCTCACATGAAGTCGCTGCGTGGCACAGGCAATACCTCCACTGACGGCACCTACAAACCCTCCTTTCTCACTGACCAG GAGCTCAAACACCTGATCCTAGAGGCGGCCGACGGCTTTCTGTTCATAGTGTCTTGTGAGACCGGGAGGGTGGTCTACGTCTCCGATTCTGTGACTCCTGTCCTGAACCAGCCCCAGTCCGAGTGGTTTGGCAGCACCCTCTACGACCAGGTGCACCCGGATGACGTGGGCAAGCTGAGGGAGCAGCTTTCCACATCGGAGAACGCGCTGACAG AAGGAACCAAACCCTGGTGCCTTTCTAACAAGGATCCTGCAGCCCCCCCTGAGAATGCATCTAAAG gtCGCATCCTCGATTTGAAGACTGGGACTGTCAAGAAGGAAGGCCAGCAGTCCATGAGGATGTGTATGGGTTCACGAAGATCTTTCATCTGCCGAATGAG GTGTGGCAACAGCTCAGTGGATCCAGTCTCTGTAAATCGTCTCAGCTTTATGAGGAATCGCTGCAG GAATGGCTTAGGTGCAGCAAAAGATGGTGAACCTCACTACGTTGTGGTGCACTGCACGGGTTACATAAAAGCCTGGCCCCCTGCAG GTGTTTCGCTGCCTGATGATGACCCAGACGCTGGCCAGGGCAGCAAGTTTTGCCTTGTGGCTATCGGCAGGCTCCAG GTCACCAGCTCACCCAACTGCACAGACATGAACAATGTTTGTCAGCCAACAGAGTTCATCTCCCGACACAACACCGAAGGCATTTTCACTTTCATCGATCACCGGTGTGTGGCTACAGTTGGCTACCAGCCGCAG GAACTTCTGGGGAAAGACATTGTGGATTTCTGCCACCCGGAAGACCAGCAGCTTTTGCGGGACAGCTTTCAGCAG GTGGTGAAGTTAAAAGGCCAGGTTCTGTCAGTCATGTTCCGATTCCGATCCAAAAACCGGGAATGGCTCTGGATGAGAACCAGCTCCTTTACCTTCCAGAACCCCTACTCGGATGAAATTGAGTACATCATCTGTACCAACACCAACGTCAA gaACTCGAGCCAGGAGTCTCGACCTGCCCTGTCAAACTCAATGCAGaggccccagctggggcagagtGTCAACCTTCCCCTGGAGATGGGCACGGCACAGCTGCCCTCAAG gcagcagcagccgccacAACAGACAGAGCTGGAAGTGGTCCCAGGAAGAGAGAGCCTGTCTGGTTATGACCACTCACAG GTTCCCGTTCAGCCGGTGACTGCTGCCGGCCCAGAGCACAGCAAGCCCTTGGAGAAGGCAGAGAGCCTTTTTAATCAGGAGCGGGACCCAAGGTTCAGCGAAATCTACAGCAGTATCAACGCAG ACCAGAGCAAAGCCCTTCCTGCCAGCACAGTGCCTGCCAACCAGCCCCTCTTCACGCAGGGAAACACCTTCACCCCACCACGACCTGCTGAGAACTTCAG gagcagcagcatggtaCCTCCTGTCAACATTATTCAGCAGCAGCCCTCGTCAGCGGGCCGGATCTTAGCACAGATTTCACGCCACTCCAGCCCAGCTCAGGTCAGCGGAACCAACTGGGCTCCAGGGACACGGCCGGTGTTCACGCCCCAG CAAGTGGGGTCCCAGACTGTGAAGACTCGGCCCCCTTCCTTCAGCATGGGGACTTTCCAAGGCACCCCGTCTTCCTTCAGTCCCATGACAGCACCTGGCTCTACGGCTTCTCCTACCGGCGCTGCTTACCCGAACCTTGCCAGCCGTGGCACCGGCTTCA CCACGGAAGCGGCGCAGACGCCCAGCACATTCGAGCCGCGGGCAGCCGAAGGCGTGGGGATGTGGCCGCAGTGGCAAGGACAGCACCATGGCCCAGCGTCTGGGGAGCAACACGTGCAGCAGCCGCAGCCAAGCCAGCCTGAGGTCTTCTCA GACATGCTGACGATGCTGGGAGACCAAGGACCCAACTACAACAACGAAGAGTTCCCAGAGCTGAATATATTCCcttctttttcagaataa
- the ARNT gene encoding aryl hydrocarbon receptor nuclear translocator isoform X5 — translation MAATAANPEMASDVSSLGAAVSSGNPGAGAQAGGAIVQRANKRRSGLDFDDDGEGNSKFLRCDDDPMPNDKERFARSDDEQSSADKERLARENHSEIERRRRNKMTAYITELSDMVPTCSALARKPDKLTILRMAVSHMKSLRGTGNTSTDGTYKPSFLTDQELKHLILEAADGFLFIVSCETGRVVYVSDSVTPVLNQPQSEWFGSTLYDQVHPDDVGKLREQLSTSENALTGRILDLKTGTVKKEGQQSMRMCMGSRRSFICRMRCGNSSVDPVSVNRLSFMRNRCRNGLGAAKDGEPHYVVVHCTGYIKAWPPAGVSLPDDDPDAGQGSKFCLVAIGRLQVTSSPNCTDMNNVCQPTEFISRHNTEGIFTFIDHRCVATVGYQPQELLGKDIVDFCHPEDQQLLRDSFQQVVKLKGQVLSVMFRFRSKNREWLWMRTSSFTFQNPYSDEIEYIICTNTNVKNSSQESRPALSNSMQRPQLGQSVNLPLEMGTAQLPSRQQQPPQQTELEVVPGRESLSGYDHSQVPVQPVTAAGPEHSKPLEKAESLFNQERDPRFSEIYSSINADQSKALPASTVPANQPLFTQGNTFTPPRPAENFRSSSMVPPVNIIQQQPSSAGRILAQISRHSSPAQVSGTNWAPGTRPVFTPQQVGSQTVKTRPPSFSMGTFQGTPSSFSPMTAPGSTASPTGAAYPNLASRGTGFTTEAAQTPSTFEPRAAEGVGMWPQWQGQHHGPASGEQHVQQPQPSQPEVFSDMLTMLGDQGPNYNNEEFPELNIFPSFSE, via the exons ATGGCAGCCACCGCCGCCAACCCGG AAATGGCATCAGATGTTTCCTCGCTGGGTGCAGCTGTCAGCTCTGGGAACCCTGGAGCGGGTGCGCAGGCTGGAGGGGCCATCGTTCAGAGAGCCAACAAGCGGCGCTCTGG gcttGATTTTGATGATGATGGAGAAGGGAACAGTAAATTCCTCAG ATGCGATGATGACCCGATGCCAAATGATAAAGAGAGATTTGCCAG gtctGATGATGAACAGAGTTCAGCGGATAAGGAGAGACTTGCCAG GGAAAATCACAGCGAGATTGAACGTAGGCGAAGGAACAAGATGACCGCCTACATCACAGAGCTCTCGGACATGGTGCCCACCTGCAGCGCCCTGGCCCGCAAACCAGACAAGCTCACCATCTTGCGCATGGCTGTCTCTCACATGAAGTCGCTGCGTGGCACAGGCAATACCTCCACTGACGGCACCTACAAACCCTCCTTTCTCACTGACCAG GAGCTCAAACACCTGATCCTAGAGGCGGCCGACGGCTTTCTGTTCATAGTGTCTTGTGAGACCGGGAGGGTGGTCTACGTCTCCGATTCTGTGACTCCTGTCCTGAACCAGCCCCAGTCCGAGTGGTTTGGCAGCACCCTCTACGACCAGGTGCACCCGGATGACGTGGGCAAGCTGAGGGAGCAGCTTTCCACATCGGAGAACGCGCTGACAG gtCGCATCCTCGATTTGAAGACTGGGACTGTCAAGAAGGAAGGCCAGCAGTCCATGAGGATGTGTATGGGTTCACGAAGATCTTTCATCTGCCGAATGAG GTGTGGCAACAGCTCAGTGGATCCAGTCTCTGTAAATCGTCTCAGCTTTATGAGGAATCGCTGCAG GAATGGCTTAGGTGCAGCAAAAGATGGTGAACCTCACTACGTTGTGGTGCACTGCACGGGTTACATAAAAGCCTGGCCCCCTGCAG GTGTTTCGCTGCCTGATGATGACCCAGACGCTGGCCAGGGCAGCAAGTTTTGCCTTGTGGCTATCGGCAGGCTCCAG GTCACCAGCTCACCCAACTGCACAGACATGAACAATGTTTGTCAGCCAACAGAGTTCATCTCCCGACACAACACCGAAGGCATTTTCACTTTCATCGATCACCGGTGTGTGGCTACAGTTGGCTACCAGCCGCAG GAACTTCTGGGGAAAGACATTGTGGATTTCTGCCACCCGGAAGACCAGCAGCTTTTGCGGGACAGCTTTCAGCAG GTGGTGAAGTTAAAAGGCCAGGTTCTGTCAGTCATGTTCCGATTCCGATCCAAAAACCGGGAATGGCTCTGGATGAGAACCAGCTCCTTTACCTTCCAGAACCCCTACTCGGATGAAATTGAGTACATCATCTGTACCAACACCAACGTCAA gaACTCGAGCCAGGAGTCTCGACCTGCCCTGTCAAACTCAATGCAGaggccccagctggggcagagtGTCAACCTTCCCCTGGAGATGGGCACGGCACAGCTGCCCTCAAG gcagcagcagccgccacAACAGACAGAGCTGGAAGTGGTCCCAGGAAGAGAGAGCCTGTCTGGTTATGACCACTCACAG GTTCCCGTTCAGCCGGTGACTGCTGCCGGCCCAGAGCACAGCAAGCCCTTGGAGAAGGCAGAGAGCCTTTTTAATCAGGAGCGGGACCCAAGGTTCAGCGAAATCTACAGCAGTATCAACGCAG ACCAGAGCAAAGCCCTTCCTGCCAGCACAGTGCCTGCCAACCAGCCCCTCTTCACGCAGGGAAACACCTTCACCCCACCACGACCTGCTGAGAACTTCAG gagcagcagcatggtaCCTCCTGTCAACATTATTCAGCAGCAGCCCTCGTCAGCGGGCCGGATCTTAGCACAGATTTCACGCCACTCCAGCCCAGCTCAGGTCAGCGGAACCAACTGGGCTCCAGGGACACGGCCGGTGTTCACGCCCCAG CAAGTGGGGTCCCAGACTGTGAAGACTCGGCCCCCTTCCTTCAGCATGGGGACTTTCCAAGGCACCCCGTCTTCCTTCAGTCCCATGACAGCACCTGGCTCTACGGCTTCTCCTACCGGCGCTGCTTACCCGAACCTTGCCAGCCGTGGCACCGGCTTCA CCACGGAAGCGGCGCAGACGCCCAGCACATTCGAGCCGCGGGCAGCCGAAGGCGTGGGGATGTGGCCGCAGTGGCAAGGACAGCACCATGGCCCAGCGTCTGGGGAGCAACACGTGCAGCAGCCGCAGCCAAGCCAGCCTGAGGTCTTCTCA GACATGCTGACGATGCTGGGAGACCAAGGACCCAACTACAACAACGAAGAGTTCCCAGAGCTGAATATATTCCcttctttttcagaataa